In Streptomyces sp. NBC_00414, a single window of DNA contains:
- a CDS encoding phosphotransferase, translated as MPRSSVSPTLSPAPPLDALLRRYAAGVPLACEPVDQGLLNRGYRLATTRGRYFLKHHFDPETADPAAIARQHRATQRLADLGVPVAPPLTGTDGRTVAVIGGHAYALHPWIDGGHRNGAQLTPEQCRRLGALLGVVHASLERVMPPREPEERADSADPVDTFALIDDLLARVRRHHPADTFDELARHRLLERRTLLERHADRRPPQGGSVGWVHGDFHPFNVLYKGGAPAAIVDWDRLGVQPQAEEAVRAAVIFFVRPAGTLDLTKVRAYARAYRRSARATPAELSAAVHRVWWERLNDFWILRWHYERGDTRADPQFPAASALAVWWTREYGAVCEAFVG; from the coding sequence GTGCCGCGCTCATCTGTTTCACCCACTCTCTCCCCCGCACCCCCGTTGGACGCCCTGCTGCGGCGGTACGCCGCCGGGGTCCCGCTGGCCTGTGAACCCGTCGACCAAGGGCTGCTCAACCGCGGCTACCGGCTCGCCACCACCCGGGGCCGGTACTTCCTCAAGCATCATTTCGACCCCGAGACGGCCGACCCGGCGGCGATCGCCCGCCAGCACCGCGCGACCCAGCGCCTCGCCGACCTGGGCGTCCCGGTGGCCCCTCCGCTGACCGGGACGGACGGCCGCACGGTCGCCGTCATCGGCGGCCACGCGTACGCGCTCCATCCCTGGATCGACGGAGGTCACCGCAACGGCGCCCAGCTCACCCCCGAGCAGTGCAGACGTCTCGGCGCCCTCCTGGGCGTCGTCCACGCCTCCCTGGAGCGGGTGATGCCACCGCGGGAGCCCGAGGAGCGGGCCGACAGCGCCGACCCCGTGGACACCTTCGCGCTCATCGACGACCTGCTCGCCCGGGTACGCCGCCACCATCCGGCGGACACCTTCGACGAACTGGCCCGCCACCGCCTCCTGGAACGGCGCACCCTCCTGGAACGGCACGCGGACCGACGGCCCCCGCAGGGCGGCTCGGTGGGCTGGGTACACGGCGACTTCCACCCCTTCAACGTGCTCTACAAAGGAGGTGCCCCCGCTGCGATCGTCGACTGGGACCGGCTCGGCGTCCAGCCGCAGGCCGAGGAGGCGGTGCGCGCGGCGGTGATCTTCTTCGTACGCCCCGCCGGCACGCTCGACCTGACGAAGGTACGGGCCTACGCGCGCGCGTACCGCCGCTCCGCGCGGGCCACCCCGGCCGAACTCTCGGCCGCCGTGCACCGGGTGTGGTGGGAACGGCTCAACGACTTCTGGATACTGCGCTGGCACTACGAGCGCGGGGACACCCGGGCCGACCCGCAGTTCCCCGCGGCCTCCGCGCTGGCGGTGTGGTGGACGCGGGAGTACGGCGCGGTGTGCGAGGCGTTCGTGGGGTGA
- a CDS encoding pyridoxamine 5'-phosphate oxidase family protein produces MPTDQHIAAGLLGRVAYGRVAASVRALPFLAPARHIVADGRVLLRMHKGHGHHLVCAGTVVAYGADNMNSAPDGVERWSVQVVGVCEAVEPTDAQLERFGPGPLRVDGAPFEAVYLEIAPRLATVHSMGIAVDITAEHPNEHIK; encoded by the coding sequence ATGCCGACCGACCAGCACATCGCCGCCGGCCTGCTCGGCCGCGTCGCGTACGGCAGGGTGGCGGCCAGCGTGCGCGCCCTGCCCTTCCTCGCGCCGGCCCGCCACATCGTCGCGGACGGCCGCGTCCTGCTGCGCATGCACAAGGGGCACGGCCACCACCTGGTGTGCGCGGGCACCGTCGTCGCGTACGGCGCGGACAACATGAACTCCGCCCCCGACGGCGTGGAACGATGGTCCGTCCAGGTCGTCGGCGTGTGCGAGGCCGTCGAGCCGACCGACGCCCAGCTCGAACGCTTCGGCCCCGGCCCCCTGCGCGTGGACGGCGCCCCCTTCGAAGCCGTCTATCTGGAGATCGCACCGCGCCTGGCCACCGTGCACTCCATGGGCATCGCCGTGGACATCACCGCGGAGCACCCGAACGAGCACATTAAGTAA
- a CDS encoding response regulator transcription factor, with the protein MREEGKITVFLLDDHEVVRRGVHDLLSMEDDIEVVGEAGTAADALARIPATRPDVAVLDVRLPDGSGVEVCREIRSKDESIKCLMLTSYADDEALFDAIMAGASGYALKAIRGDELLSAIRDVAAGKSLLDPEATARVLERLRDGGGPKGDTRLAKLTDQERRILDLIGEGLTNRVIGERLHLAEKTIKNYVSSLLAKLGMERRAQAAAYVARLQAERQQ; encoded by the coding sequence GTGCGCGAAGAAGGAAAAATCACGGTATTTCTTCTCGACGACCATGAAGTAGTCCGCCGGGGAGTCCACGATCTGCTGTCCATGGAGGACGACATCGAGGTGGTCGGCGAGGCCGGCACGGCCGCCGACGCGCTGGCGCGAATTCCGGCCACACGTCCCGACGTGGCGGTCCTGGACGTACGGCTGCCGGACGGCAGCGGAGTGGAGGTCTGCCGCGAGATCCGCTCCAAGGACGAGTCGATCAAGTGCCTCATGCTGACCTCCTACGCCGACGACGAGGCCCTGTTCGACGCGATCATGGCGGGCGCCTCGGGCTACGCGCTGAAGGCGATCCGCGGCGACGAACTGCTCTCGGCGATCCGGGACGTCGCGGCGGGCAAGTCCCTGCTCGACCCGGAGGCGACCGCCCGCGTCCTGGAGCGGCTGCGCGACGGAGGCGGCCCCAAGGGGGACACCAGGCTGGCCAAGCTCACCGACCAGGAGCGCAGGATCCTCGATCTGATCGGCGAGGGGCTCACCAATCGCGTGATCGGCGAGCGGCTGCACCTCGCCGAGAAGACGATCAAGAACTACGTCTCCAGCCTGCTGGCCAAGCTCGGTATGGAGCGGCGCGCGCAGGCCGCCGCCTACGTGGCCCGGCTGCAGGCGGAGAGACAGCAGTGA
- the pdhA gene encoding pyruvate dehydrogenase (acetyl-transferring) E1 component subunit alpha — protein sequence MTVESTAARKPRRSAGTKRTAAKKPPGAQPDLVQLLTPEGKRVKNGEYDAYVADITPEELRGLYRDMVLTRRFDAEATSLQRQGELGLWASLLGQEAAQIGSGRATRADDYVFPTYREHGVAWCRGVDPANLLGMFRGVNNGGWDPNSNNFHLYTIVIGSQTLHATGYAMGITKDGADSAVIAYFGDGASSQGDVAESFTFSAVYNAPVVFFCQNNQWAISEPTERQTRVPLYQRAQGYGFPGVRVDGNDVLACLAVTKWALERARRGEGPTLVEAFTYRMGAHTTSDDPTKYRADEEREAWEVKDPILRLRTYLEASNHADEGFFAELEAESEALGKRVREVVRAMPDPDRFAIFENAYADGHALVDEERAQFAAYQASFADEGEGKQR from the coding sequence GTGACCGTGGAGAGCACTGCCGCGCGCAAGCCGCGACGCAGCGCCGGTACAAAGCGCACCGCTGCGAAGAAGCCGCCGGGCGCCCAGCCGGACCTCGTACAGCTGCTGACCCCCGAGGGGAAGCGCGTCAAGAATGGCGAATATGACGCGTACGTAGCCGACATCACCCCCGAAGAGCTGCGCGGGCTGTACCGCGACATGGTGCTCACCCGGCGCTTCGACGCCGAGGCCACCTCTCTGCAGCGCCAGGGCGAGCTGGGCCTGTGGGCCTCGCTGCTCGGCCAGGAGGCCGCCCAGATCGGCTCCGGGCGGGCCACTCGCGCGGACGACTACGTCTTCCCGACCTACCGCGAGCACGGCGTCGCCTGGTGCCGCGGGGTCGACCCGGCCAATCTGCTCGGTATGTTCCGCGGCGTGAACAACGGCGGCTGGGACCCGAACAGCAACAATTTCCACCTGTACACGATCGTCATCGGCTCGCAGACGCTGCACGCCACCGGCTACGCCATGGGGATCACCAAGGACGGCGCCGACTCGGCCGTGATCGCGTACTTCGGGGACGGCGCCTCCAGCCAGGGCGACGTGGCCGAATCGTTCACCTTCTCCGCGGTCTACAACGCGCCCGTCGTGTTCTTCTGCCAGAACAACCAGTGGGCCATCTCCGAGCCCACCGAGCGCCAGACCCGCGTCCCGCTCTACCAGCGCGCGCAGGGGTACGGCTTCCCGGGCGTCCGCGTCGACGGCAACGACGTCCTCGCCTGCCTCGCCGTCACGAAGTGGGCGCTTGAGCGGGCCCGCCGGGGCGAGGGGCCGACGCTCGTCGAGGCGTTCACGTACCGCATGGGCGCCCACACCACCTCCGACGACCCGACCAAGTACCGGGCCGACGAGGAGCGCGAGGCATGGGAGGTGAAGGACCCGATCCTTCGCCTGCGCACGTACCTGGAGGCCTCAAACCACGCGGACGAGGGATTCTTCGCGGAACTCGAAGCCGAGAGCGAGGCGTTGGGCAAACGAGTACGCGAAGTCGTCCGCGCCATGCCGGACCCGGACCGCTTCGCCATCTTCGAGAACGCGTACGCGGACGGGCACGCGCTCGTCGACGAGGAGCGGGCCCAGTTCGCCGCCTACCAGGCGTCGTTCGCCGATGAAGGGGAGGGCAAGCAGCGATGA